In one Fimbriimonadia bacterium genomic region, the following are encoded:
- a CDS encoding HDOD domain-containing protein, whose amino-acid sequence MTAYPQPKGTVERILGKVKEIAVLPQVVYKVIEITGSQVSSPKDIEAAVEVDPGFCARILRVVNSAYYALPRQVSSIREAVLLLGFRALRELAMTIGAFDLFMGKTDKGSMRRRVWWRHSLDTALAARAMARVLPDMNVDEAHAAALLHDIGKPMLDRHIGGGYDQTELLISAGMPILEAERRTLGADHCEVGVAVATLWRFPAALTETIGCHHVPGPDMDYPRLCALVALCDAFSHCKMAGSDPVGVIPEWAQMALGIDSDQALAAYEVCCKAIDDSTSFNGAF is encoded by the coding sequence ATGACGGCATACCCACAACCAAAAGGCACCGTGGAGCGGATCCTTGGCAAAGTCAAGGAGATCGCCGTGCTTCCGCAGGTTGTTTACAAGGTCATCGAGATCACTGGCAGCCAGGTGTCCAGCCCCAAGGACATCGAAGCTGCTGTCGAAGTGGACCCTGGTTTCTGCGCGCGCATACTGCGCGTGGTGAACTCCGCTTACTACGCTCTCCCGCGTCAGGTGAGCTCGATACGCGAAGCTGTTCTGCTGTTAGGTTTTCGGGCTCTGCGCGAACTGGCAATGACGATAGGTGCATTCGACCTCTTCATGGGAAAGACCGACAAGGGCAGTATGCGGCGGCGTGTTTGGTGGCGCCACTCGCTGGATACCGCGTTGGCCGCCAGGGCTATGGCTCGCGTGCTTCCTGATATGAATGTCGACGAGGCACACGCCGCAGCGTTGCTACACGACATAGGCAAGCCGATGTTGGATCGGCACATCGGTGGAGGATACGATCAGACAGAGCTGCTGATCTCGGCAGGCATGCCTATACTGGAAGCAGAGCGGCGCACGCTAGGTGCGGATCACTGCGAAGTAGGTGTCGCGGTCGCCACGCTCTGGCGCTTCCCCGCAGCCCTGACAGAGACCATCGGGTGCCATCACGTACCTGGACCGGACATGGACTATCCCAGGCTCTGTGCGCTGGTTGCGCTGTGTGACGCATTCTCTCACTGCAAGATGGCAGGTTCGGACCCGGTAGGCGTCATCCCCGAGTGGGCGCAGATGGCGCTCGGAATCGATAGCGACCAGGCACTGGCCGCCTACGAGGTCTGCTGTAAGGCGATCGACGACTCGACATCTTTTAACGGTGCTTTCTAG
- a CDS encoding extracellular solute-binding protein, which translates to MRCVCACLWLVLASFLVSPTWADEEVVRLRMLGGIGAWGIPPKEASDPRSNASRAVFDAFHKAHPDIRIEAIGGLMIRGPASEANFLMSMAGDVAPDVFYVNFRQLWNFYEQGFMYPLDEYIAKDPDVWKTVHPTIREVLTLDGHVYCLPWFQVCMALYYRKDLFASVGLDPDRPPRDWDEFIEYGRRLTRKNPRMYGFMFDQAPQGKSWFWTNFLWGAGGEVLKRGPDGQFRAAFNTDAGVKTLDFYKRLTTETWRGPNGEVMGPIAPTNMPLWENVNAGRVAMWLSYSSDVMVNMSELNPELLGIAPIPKGPAGWGNEINAGSWAINATIKDKRKRDAAWQFIKFMAGEEAQRVQTEAFVKQGFAKLINPYHLKKFGYERYVREVDPQWVAANEQMFRYGHPEVNGKNTQLVYLLLDTPLERAVQNPKLDSRMLLDDAAAEMNRKMLNYVPPKVMEARRRWAWSILAGVLVIVAALVIRWVVRRKPTDDGPVSRPAGTRGPLQWATAWLLMLPAVVTIAVWAYYPLARGLVIAFQDYKILLPPKWAGMDNFIEVFFSDTFWISLWNSTLYTAMSLAIGFFAPLVLAIGLNEIPRGKMLFRTLYYLPAVTSGIVIMLVWRDFYDAAETGLVNTLLAPVFHGLNALISSINSALGTSLGQVAVTQDWLGNPNLAMLSVVIVAVWAGAGPGSIIYLAAMKNISEEAYEAADLDGAGIWHKIRHITLPGLKPLILINLVGVFIASFKAMENIFVMTGGGPLNATRVLGLEVWYNAFMYLKFGYATAAAWVMGSLLIGFTVLQIRNLLKMRFSTAG; encoded by the coding sequence ATGCGATGCGTTTGTGCCTGCCTCTGGCTCGTTCTGGCGAGCTTCCTTGTCAGCCCTACGTGGGCCGACGAGGAGGTCGTGCGGCTGCGAATGCTAGGGGGCATCGGGGCCTGGGGCATCCCGCCTAAGGAAGCCAGCGACCCTCGCTCTAATGCGAGCCGCGCCGTGTTCGATGCTTTCCACAAAGCCCATCCCGACATCCGCATCGAGGCCATCGGCGGGCTGATGATCCGGGGGCCAGCAAGCGAAGCCAACTTTCTGATGTCCATGGCAGGCGACGTCGCTCCGGACGTGTTTTATGTGAACTTCCGGCAGCTCTGGAACTTCTACGAGCAGGGCTTCATGTACCCGCTGGACGAGTACATCGCGAAGGACCCCGACGTCTGGAAAACCGTCCACCCCACTATTCGCGAGGTTCTCACCCTCGACGGGCACGTATACTGCCTGCCATGGTTCCAGGTGTGCATGGCGCTGTACTATCGCAAGGATCTGTTCGCATCGGTCGGCTTGGACCCCGACCGCCCGCCCCGGGACTGGGACGAGTTCATCGAATACGGCCGCAGGCTCACCCGGAAGAACCCGCGAATGTATGGGTTCATGTTCGACCAAGCGCCCCAGGGCAAGTCGTGGTTCTGGACCAACTTCCTTTGGGGCGCCGGGGGCGAAGTGCTGAAGCGTGGGCCGGACGGGCAGTTCCGGGCAGCGTTCAACACCGATGCGGGCGTGAAGACCCTCGACTTCTATAAGCGCCTCACCACGGAGACCTGGCGAGGGCCCAACGGGGAGGTGATGGGGCCTATCGCCCCCACCAACATGCCGCTGTGGGAGAACGTGAACGCCGGACGCGTCGCCATGTGGCTTTCCTACTCCAGCGATGTGATGGTGAACATGTCCGAGCTGAACCCCGAGCTGCTGGGCATCGCGCCTATTCCCAAGGGGCCGGCCGGATGGGGCAATGAGATCAACGCCGGCAGTTGGGCCATCAATGCCACGATCAAGGATAAGCGTAAGCGCGACGCCGCGTGGCAGTTCATCAAGTTCATGGCGGGCGAAGAGGCACAACGCGTTCAGACCGAAGCCTTCGTAAAGCAGGGCTTTGCCAAGCTGATCAATCCATATCACCTGAAGAAGTTCGGTTACGAACGCTACGTCCGGGAGGTGGATCCGCAGTGGGTGGCGGCAAACGAGCAAATGTTCCGCTATGGCCATCCAGAAGTGAATGGCAAGAACACCCAGCTGGTCTATCTGCTACTGGACACGCCACTCGAGCGCGCGGTGCAGAACCCGAAGCTGGACTCGCGTATGCTGCTCGACGACGCAGCTGCCGAGATGAATCGCAAGATGCTCAACTACGTGCCGCCAAAGGTGATGGAAGCGCGGCGACGGTGGGCTTGGAGCATCCTCGCGGGCGTGTTAGTGATCGTCGCCGCTCTCGTGATAAGATGGGTGGTACGCAGGAAACCGACCGACGACGGACCGGTCAGCCGCCCGGCAGGCACGCGGGGCCCACTGCAGTGGGCTACCGCTTGGCTGCTGATGCTTCCCGCCGTCGTGACCATAGCAGTATGGGCGTACTATCCGCTTGCCCGTGGCCTGGTGATCGCGTTCCAGGACTACAAGATACTGCTTCCACCCAAGTGGGCGGGCATGGATAACTTCATCGAGGTGTTCTTCTCCGACACCTTCTGGATATCACTGTGGAACAGCACTTTGTATACGGCGATGTCACTGGCCATCGGCTTCTTCGCACCCTTGGTACTAGCCATCGGTCTGAATGAGATTCCGCGTGGTAAGATGCTTTTCCGCACCCTCTACTACCTACCCGCCGTCACGAGCGGCATCGTCATCATGCTCGTGTGGCGTGACTTCTATGACGCCGCAGAAACCGGCTTGGTCAACACCCTGTTAGCTCCGGTGTTCCATGGGTTGAACGCTCTGATCTCGAGCATCAATAGCGCACTCGGCACTTCCCTCGGGCAGGTTGCCGTTACCCAGGATTGGTTGGGCAACCCGAACCTCGCCATGCTGTCCGTAGTCATCGTGGCAGTGTGGGCGGGAGCTGGCCCGGGAAGCATCATCTACCTTGCAGCCATGAAGAACATCTCCGAGGAGGCGTACGAGGCCGCGGACCTCGACGGCGCGGGCATCTGGCACAAGATCCGACATATCACCTTGCCTGGGCTGAAGCCGCTCATCCTCATCAACCTGGTAGGTGTGTTCATCGCCAGTTTCAAGGCGATGGAAAACATCTTCGTAATGACCGGCGGAGGGCCACTGAACGCGACACGCGTGCTCGGGCTGGAGGTGTGGTACAACGCCTTTATGTACCTGAAGTTCGGCTATGCCACCGCAGCGGCATGGGTGATGGGCTCGCTGCTCATTGGCTTCACCGTATTACAGATTCGCAACCTGCTCAAGATGCGGTTCTCGACCGCCGGTTAG
- a CDS encoding peptidase S8, with amino-acid sequence MNFLRIVTALCVAVSACMASAQLAGTPIAVDKDGKPYYKGRVLVGFREGAATPAVQKGTAMFGGVVDVYMPEIKVAVVLYPEDTDIFAKIAQISKSPQVRFAEPDGVVYAEFTPNDTYWSQQWGPKKINCETAWDLHKGDAGTVIAIVDTGINYNHPDLSSKYVGGYDYYNNDSNPMDDNGHGTHCAGIAAAATNNGVGIAGVAFNCKLMAVKVLGAGGSGSDSTVAQGINYATSNGAKVISLSLGSSSGSSTMQSAVNNAWNNGVVVAAAAGNSGTTQQFYPAAYTNCIAVAASTTSDTRASFSNYGASWVDVAAPGVSIYSTYGSSYTNLDGTSMACPHVAGAAGLVYSKYSATRSNANAVVVRNAIESTCVNVGNWVAYGRINVAAALQSLQGPPSEFTYQAESITVQLGMFTYGNVASLHALDGNRLGTESDVLFTYIIPGFPIRETYGTDYYAQFDVGTGSKVSGVIDLTAFATNPGIQRVQLYNWASARWEYALISSNIGLTENTWAIDFPSGVSSYISSSNKVRVRLLTSSALPHNYAVDRLQLRMMGY; translated from the coding sequence ATGAACTTTTTACGAATCGTCACCGCGCTGTGCGTTGCAGTCTCCGCGTGCATGGCGTCGGCCCAGTTGGCGGGAACGCCGATCGCCGTGGACAAGGACGGCAAGCCCTACTATAAGGGTCGGGTGCTCGTAGGCTTCAGAGAGGGTGCTGCTACCCCGGCCGTGCAGAAGGGCACTGCGATGTTCGGGGGTGTGGTGGACGTATACATGCCCGAGATCAAGGTGGCAGTCGTCCTCTACCCTGAGGATACCGACATCTTCGCCAAGATCGCTCAGATCAGCAAGAGCCCGCAGGTTCGCTTCGCCGAGCCGGACGGTGTAGTATATGCCGAGTTCACACCGAACGATACGTATTGGAGCCAGCAGTGGGGGCCCAAGAAGATCAACTGCGAGACTGCATGGGACCTGCACAAGGGCGATGCGGGCACGGTCATCGCTATCGTGGACACCGGTATCAACTACAACCACCCCGACTTGAGCAGCAAGTACGTCGGGGGCTACGACTACTACAACAACGATAGCAACCCCATGGACGATAACGGTCACGGCACGCACTGCGCGGGCATCGCCGCCGCTGCGACGAACAATGGAGTTGGTATCGCAGGCGTAGCGTTCAACTGCAAGCTGATGGCTGTGAAGGTGCTGGGAGCCGGCGGCTCCGGCAGTGACTCTACTGTCGCGCAGGGTATCAACTACGCTACCAGCAACGGTGCGAAGGTCATCAGCCTCAGCCTCGGCTCTTCTTCGGGCAGCAGTACCATGCAGAGCGCGGTGAACAATGCCTGGAACAACGGTGTCGTGGTGGCAGCTGCTGCTGGCAATAGCGGCACGACTCAGCAGTTCTATCCGGCGGCATACACCAACTGTATCGCGGTGGCTGCCAGCACGACCAGTGATACCCGTGCCTCGTTCTCGAACTACGGCGCGAGTTGGGTGGACGTTGCGGCGCCGGGAGTTAGCATTTACTCCACCTACGGCAGCTCGTACACGAACCTCGACGGTACCTCGATGGCATGTCCGCACGTGGCAGGTGCCGCAGGCCTCGTCTACAGCAAGTACTCGGCAACCCGCTCGAACGCCAACGCCGTTGTGGTTCGAAACGCTATCGAGAGCACCTGTGTCAACGTCGGTAACTGGGTCGCCTACGGCCGGATCAACGTAGCTGCAGCACTTCAGTCGCTGCAGGGTCCTCCGTCCGAGTTCACCTATCAGGCGGAGTCGATTACTGTGCAACTGGGCATGTTCACGTATGGCAACGTGGCGTCGCTGCATGCTCTCGACGGGAACCGCCTCGGTACCGAGTCGGATGTCCTGTTCACATACATCATACCGGGGTTCCCAATCCGCGAGACCTACGGAACCGACTACTACGCGCAGTTCGACGTGGGGACGGGGTCCAAGGTATCGGGGGTCATAGACCTCACCGCGTTCGCGACCAACCCGGGCATCCAGAGAGTACAGTTGTATAACTGGGCCTCTGCTAGGTGGGAGTACGCCCTCATCAGCTCCAACATCGGGCTGACTGAGAACACATGGGCTATCGACTTCCCGTCAGGGGTGTCGAGCTACATCTCGAGTTCGAACAAGGTTCGAGTTCGGCTTCTAACATCGAGCGCGCTACCGCACAACTACGCAGTGGATCGACTCCAGCTGCGAATGATGGGATACTAG
- a CDS encoding radical SAM protein: protein MSDQDRYIAREFRPAYLSLAESGELERRAVAAREMLADCRTCPRACRVDRAQETGTCGIGRHAKVSSYGPHHGEERCLSGTRGSGTVFFAGCNLRCVFCQNFDISHGEEGVEVSAERLARIFLAVQEYGCHNLNLVTPSHVVPHILEALPIAVAKGFCLPIVYNTSAYDSLESLRLLDGIVDIYMPDFKLWDKDAAERYLTAPNYPQAAREAIREMHRQVGVLRFDERGLAVRGVLVRHLVMPGRGDDTTAILRFLATEIAPDTYVNVMAQYRPAGLVSLRSFPEIYRRISDAEYREALRLAGELGLRLDHGS from the coding sequence ATGAGTGACCAAGACCGCTACATCGCCCGTGAGTTCCGCCCGGCGTACCTGTCGTTGGCCGAGAGTGGCGAGCTGGAGCGCCGAGCCGTGGCGGCACGCGAGATGCTCGCGGACTGCCGCACATGCCCACGTGCGTGCAGAGTGGATCGCGCCCAAGAAACCGGCACATGCGGAATCGGGAGGCACGCTAAGGTCTCCAGCTATGGCCCCCATCACGGCGAAGAGCGGTGCCTTAGCGGTACGCGCGGCAGCGGGACCGTGTTCTTCGCAGGATGCAACCTCCGCTGCGTGTTCTGTCAGAACTTCGACATCAGCCATGGCGAGGAGGGGGTCGAGGTGTCCGCCGAGCGCCTGGCGCGCATCTTCCTCGCCGTGCAGGAATATGGGTGCCACAACCTCAACCTGGTTACTCCCAGCCACGTGGTGCCGCACATCCTGGAGGCGCTGCCCATCGCGGTGGCCAAGGGTTTCTGCCTGCCGATCGTGTACAACACCTCGGCCTACGACTCCCTCGAGTCGCTGCGCCTACTGGATGGTATCGTGGACATCTACATGCCGGACTTCAAGCTGTGGGACAAAGATGCTGCAGAGCGATACCTAACAGCACCGAACTACCCACAAGCGGCCCGCGAAGCGATCCGTGAGATGCATAGGCAGGTAGGAGTGTTACGGTTCGACGAGCGAGGCCTCGCCGTGCGTGGCGTGCTCGTTCGGCACTTGGTGATGCCTGGGCGTGGAGACGACACCACGGCAATTCTTCGTTTCCTGGCAACCGAGATCGCGCCGGATACCTACGTCAACGTGATGGCGCAATACCGGCCCGCAGGTCTCGTGTCGCTCCGCAGCTTCCCTGAGATCTACCGCCGCATCAGCGATGCCGAGTACCGAGAAGCGCTCCGCCTAGCCGGTGAACTGGGCCTACGGCTAGATCATGGCAGTTAG
- a CDS encoding CPBP family intramembrane metalloprotease, translating into MLRPSTLVAAGAFLLTCAAGYVFALSRPLAERAELPLKMTLSVPIIYAFLYAALTLGSARVVARWRERVDANPALIWTYPCLVVLLYLAFAVPTQQVRLWEFSTLLGYAFVPVALATLRRLWADWLIAVCLWWPVQVKALSLPQMPLENGGLPTEVLVAVTIAFWTLLVVRRLEGFHLPLTVPRSDLKYGLKLFAVFAVVMLPLGLLTGFLEWRPFTLHHTYGLSNEVGPFLPFLYALLPFGLYFTVAVPEEALFRGIVQNLLGRTLRAPLVALVCSALLFGVVHSRGQHEPFYLAMYMVFAGLAGAFYGWAYYNTGRLAAGAVMHAMVDWTWLILFNPNWQG; encoded by the coding sequence TTGCTGCGCCCGAGCACACTCGTTGCGGCGGGTGCCTTTCTCCTCACGTGCGCAGCGGGGTACGTGTTCGCGCTCTCTCGGCCGCTTGCGGAGCGTGCAGAGCTGCCGCTCAAGATGACGCTCTCGGTTCCGATCATTTACGCGTTCCTGTACGCCGCGCTGACACTGGGGTCGGCACGCGTGGTGGCAAGATGGCGCGAGCGCGTTGATGCGAACCCCGCACTGATCTGGACCTATCCATGCCTAGTAGTACTTCTCTACCTCGCGTTCGCTGTACCGACCCAGCAGGTGCGACTGTGGGAGTTCTCGACGCTGTTAGGTTACGCCTTCGTGCCGGTGGCCCTGGCCACGCTGCGACGGCTTTGGGCGGACTGGCTCATCGCGGTATGCCTGTGGTGGCCGGTGCAAGTGAAGGCGCTCAGCTTGCCTCAGATGCCGCTGGAGAATGGCGGCCTGCCTACCGAGGTGCTCGTCGCTGTTACCATCGCATTCTGGACCCTGCTCGTCGTGCGCAGGCTCGAGGGTTTCCACCTTCCGCTAACCGTGCCACGGAGCGACTTGAAATACGGCCTGAAGCTCTTCGCGGTGTTTGCCGTGGTTATGCTGCCGCTCGGTTTGCTGACAGGCTTCCTGGAGTGGAGACCGTTCACGTTGCATCATACATATGGTCTGTCGAACGAGGTGGGACCGTTTCTGCCGTTTCTGTACGCACTGCTTCCGTTCGGGCTCTACTTCACGGTTGCCGTGCCGGAGGAAGCGCTGTTTCGCGGCATCGTGCAAAATCTGTTGGGCCGCACTCTCCGGGCGCCGCTCGTGGCGCTGGTCTGCTCTGCCCTCCTGTTCGGCGTCGTGCACTCTAGGGGGCAGCACGAGCCGTTCTACCTAGCCATGTACATGGTATTCGCTGGGCTGGCGGGTGCGTTCTACGGTTGGGCGTACTACAACACGGGTAGGTTGGCCGCAGGGGCCGTGATGCATGCAATGGTGGATTGGACTTGGCTGATTCTATTCAATCCTAACTGGCAAGGATAG
- a CDS encoding type IV pilus twitching motility protein PilT, which translates to MSEARNELDVERELIRKAHGYDPAEVPSVEELHVDDLLRECVERKGSDLHLTVGLAPVIRVDGELQHLQYRRLEEHDTRRLVYDVLSTDQLQTFERTHELDFAYGVRGIARFRFNVYMQRGSVAAAMRVIPSRIPSYEDLRLPSVIRELSKRSSGLILVTGPTGSGKSTTIATMIDDINTTRTCHIITIEDPIEYLHTHKGCMVNQREVGQDTDGFHNALRAVLREDPDVILVGEMRDLETIQAALTLAETGHLVFGTLHTRNAPQTIDRVIDVFPPQQQEQIRVLLSNTLEAVISQQLLPMLGGGRIAAIEIMVATAAIRNLIREAKTHQMYSIIETGSEYGMQTMDHSLALLHRQGYISFEEASRRAIDKETFVRLAKAA; encoded by the coding sequence ATGTCCGAAGCTCGCAACGAACTGGACGTGGAGCGCGAGCTGATACGTAAAGCTCATGGCTATGACCCCGCAGAGGTACCGTCTGTCGAGGAGCTTCATGTAGACGACCTGCTGCGGGAGTGCGTCGAGCGAAAAGGTTCGGACCTGCATCTTACAGTTGGACTTGCACCCGTGATTCGAGTGGACGGCGAGCTGCAGCATCTGCAGTATCGCCGGCTAGAGGAGCATGACACGCGACGACTGGTTTACGACGTGTTGTCCACCGACCAGCTTCAGACCTTCGAGCGGACCCACGAGCTGGATTTCGCCTACGGAGTGAGGGGAATCGCGCGTTTCCGCTTCAACGTGTACATGCAACGCGGCTCCGTGGCGGCAGCCATGCGAGTGATTCCCTCGCGCATACCGTCCTATGAGGATCTGCGTTTGCCCAGTGTGATACGGGAGTTGTCGAAACGCAGCAGTGGGTTGATTCTGGTTACAGGACCTACCGGGTCCGGCAAGTCGACTACCATTGCCACGATGATTGACGATATCAACACCACTCGTACGTGCCACATTATCACCATCGAGGACCCAATCGAGTATCTACACACGCACAAAGGATGCATGGTGAATCAGCGCGAGGTGGGACAAGATACCGATGGCTTCCACAACGCGCTGCGCGCGGTACTGCGAGAGGATCCGGACGTCATCCTCGTGGGTGAGATGCGGGACCTCGAGACCATCCAGGCGGCCCTGACGCTGGCGGAGACGGGACACTTGGTGTTCGGAACGCTACACACGCGGAACGCTCCACAGACCATAGACCGCGTGATTGACGTCTTTCCCCCTCAGCAGCAGGAGCAGATCCGTGTCTTGCTGAGCAATACCCTCGAGGCAGTTATCTCGCAGCAGCTACTTCCGATGCTGGGAGGCGGTCGCATCGCCGCCATCGAGATCATGGTGGCAACGGCGGCCATACGAAACCTCATTCGCGAGGCGAAGACTCACCAGATGTACTCCATCATCGAGACTGGATCGGAGTATGGGATGCAGACAATGGATCACAGTCTCGCTCTACTGCACCGCCAGGGGTACATCAGTTTCGAGGAGGCGAGCCGAAGGGCGATTGACAAGGAGACGTTCGTAAGATTGGCAAAGGCGGCCTGA
- a CDS encoding type II/IV secretion system protein, which translates to MHTGEIFVQEGLITPEQLEHALQVQRESGGSDTIARVLVKLGAISDKDRLRCMGKMWGVPFADLSERPPSPEAAMLIPGRIARKLKSIPVSLSDGSLHLAMANPLDVFAIDEVRSIVEMDVEPMIASEEEISACIEAMYKADADVHTALKGVISQFEDDILVTDAGGDEDVSVDELREMGEEAPVVRLANLIITQAIADGASDIHVEPHANGVKVRYRIDGVLTDAMNLPKKLFPPLSSRLKIMADMDIAEKRIPQDNRIGAVIGGREFDFRVSTLPLIHGEKIVLRVLDKQSISIGLEKLGFLDDTLGLLRRLCSHTFGILLVTGPTGSGKSTTLYSILNQVNTGLTNISTIEDPVEYELPGVNQCGVNIRAGMTFAAGLRALLRQDPDIIMVGEMRDTETATIAMEAALTGHLVFSTLHTNDAPSAPNRLLDMGVEPFLIASSIIGVLAQRLVRVVCRKCAEEYEESLDAFRRYGFEIPEEVVRESGGKVTLKRGKGCDYCKGTGYKGRTGVHELMELTDELRDMVLKKEPSHKLRILAEQRGMRNLKDDAVTKVLRGTTTLDEVVRVIYSG; encoded by the coding sequence ATGCATACCGGCGAAATCTTCGTACAGGAAGGGCTCATCACTCCCGAGCAACTCGAACACGCGTTGCAGGTGCAGCGCGAGTCGGGCGGCTCGGACACCATCGCGCGTGTACTGGTGAAACTCGGCGCCATCTCTGATAAGGACCGGCTTCGCTGCATGGGCAAGATGTGGGGCGTTCCCTTCGCCGACCTATCTGAGCGCCCGCCCTCTCCCGAAGCAGCGATGCTGATCCCGGGAAGGATCGCCAGGAAGCTCAAGAGCATTCCCGTCAGCCTCAGCGACGGCTCGCTGCACCTGGCGATGGCGAATCCGCTGGACGTGTTCGCCATCGACGAGGTGCGCTCCATCGTGGAGATGGATGTGGAGCCGATGATCGCCTCCGAGGAGGAGATCTCCGCCTGCATCGAGGCGATGTACAAGGCCGATGCGGACGTTCACACCGCACTGAAGGGTGTGATCTCGCAGTTCGAGGACGACATCCTGGTGACGGATGCCGGCGGTGACGAGGACGTTTCGGTAGACGAACTGCGCGAAATGGGAGAAGAAGCTCCCGTCGTCCGCCTGGCCAACCTGATTATCACCCAAGCGATCGCGGACGGAGCCAGCGATATTCACGTCGAGCCGCATGCCAACGGGGTGAAGGTTCGATACCGCATAGACGGCGTGTTGACAGACGCGATGAACCTGCCGAAGAAACTGTTTCCACCGCTCTCCAGCCGCCTAAAGATCATGGCGGACATGGACATCGCCGAGAAGCGCATTCCGCAAGACAACCGAATCGGAGCGGTGATCGGCGGTCGGGAGTTCGACTTTCGCGTCTCCACGCTTCCGTTGATCCACGGCGAGAAGATTGTGTTGCGCGTGTTGGACAAGCAAAGCATCTCGATTGGCCTGGAGAAGCTAGGCTTCCTGGATGACACGCTCGGCCTGCTGAGGAGGCTGTGTTCGCACACGTTCGGGATACTGCTAGTCACGGGACCGACGGGCTCCGGCAAATCCACGACCCTGTATTCAATCCTCAACCAGGTCAACACGGGCTTGACGAACATCTCCACCATCGAGGACCCGGTGGAGTACGAGCTGCCGGGGGTCAACCAATGCGGTGTGAATATTCGGGCAGGCATGACTTTCGCCGCGGGCCTGCGCGCACTGCTTCGGCAAGACCCGGACATCATCATGGTAGGCGAGATGCGCGATACGGAGACTGCCACCATTGCCATGGAGGCCGCTCTCACGGGGCACCTCGTGTTCTCCACCTTGCACACCAACGACGCCCCCAGCGCGCCGAACCGACTACTGGATATGGGTGTCGAGCCGTTTCTTATCGCATCGTCCATCATCGGAGTGCTCGCCCAGCGATTGGTGCGTGTGGTGTGCCGCAAGTGCGCGGAGGAGTACGAGGAGAGTCTGGACGCTTTCCGACGATACGGTTTCGAGATTCCCGAGGAGGTGGTTCGCGAGTCGGGCGGCAAGGTCACGCTGAAGCGAGGCAAGGGCTGCGACTACTGCAAGGGCACGGGCTATAAGGGTCGCACGGGTGTTCACGAGCTGATGGAACTAACAGACGAGCTGCGTGACATGGTGTTGAAAAAGGAGCCCTCACACAAGTTACGCATTCTAGCTGAGCAACGGGGCATGCGCAACCTGAAGGACGACGCCGTGACCAAGGTGTTGCGGGGGACTACCACGTTGGACGAGGTGGTCCGCGTGATCTACAGCGGGTGA